The window ATACCCGTCGACCCGCTTTTTGATGATCGCACTGACTTTCTCACCGCGTTTTGGCGTTTCAGAGAAGTCTTCACGAGAAACACGAGCTTCTAATTTTTCTCCAATATCAAGGAAAACAGTGTCACCAATGACATCAACGACAGTACCTTCAATCAGGGTACCTTTTCCTGCGGAGTTCTCTTGTTCTTGTGCTTGTGACTGCGATTCCCACTTCTCTAATAATTCGCCGAAGGAAGTGGTCTCATTTTTGGGGGAGGATGGGTTGGTTGAATTCAATGGTTACCGGGATACAAAACTTAGATTTGCCCAGAGGGTGAAACCTTGGACAGGATAGTATTTAGGACAGTTTCTGTGTCGAGGGTGCTCGTGTCAATCAGGATTGCGTCCGAAGCTTGCTTCAGGGGGGCCACAGTTCGGGTGGTGTCACTTTCGTCCCTGGCCACAATTTCTTCTTTGATGTGGTTTAGGTCGGCTTTGAAGCCTTTTGTGACTAGTTCATCGTATCGGCGTTTGGCACGCACTTCCACAGAGGCAGTGAGAAAAAATTTAAATTTGGACTTAGGAAACACTTCTGTCCCGATGTCCCGACCATCCATGACCAATCTATGGGTTTTGGCAAATTCGCGGATGTGGCGGTTTAGGATTTCGCGAAAAGCACGCCTTGGGGCTATGTAACGGATTTTTTTCGTGATTTCCGGGTCACGGATTTCTCGGCTTATGTCCCTTTCTCCGAGAAACATCAAATTCTCACCGGTAGAGGAAAGTTCACAATGAACGGGAATCGCGGCTACGGAAAAACCAAATTCGGATTCGTCCTTCTCAAGGAGGGTGGCATCGGCCAATTTTTCAGTATAAAAAGGGAATTTGGATTCGTCTTCCTTAGTTTCTTTGAATTTTTCCAGGAGGGCAAAGGTCAATGCCCGGTAAAATGCGCCCGAATCCAAATAATGAAACCCCAGTTTATGGGCAATCATTCGGGCAAGGGTACTTTTCCCAGATCCAGCAGGACCATCAATGGCGATTACGTTTTCAATCGATTGTAAACTCATAACTTGATGACCAAATTCTACGAGAGGAATTCACTTTGTCTAGAGGAATTCTTGGGACTTCTCGCCAGGCGTTCCACGTAAGCTAACTGGCTGTATATGGATTCATATTGACATGTTTTTTTTCGTCGTAATGATCATGGTCAAAAGGTGGGGATTTTGTGAAAGTTCGAAAT of the Leptospira biflexa serovar Patoc strain 'Patoc 1 (Paris)' genome contains:
- the cmk gene encoding (d)CMP kinase — encoded protein: MSLQSIENVIAIDGPAGSGKSTLARMIAHKLGFHYLDSGAFYRALTFALLEKFKETKEDESKFPFYTEKLADATLLEKDESEFGFSVAAIPVHCELSSTGENLMFLGERDISREIRDPEITKKIRYIAPRRAFREILNRHIREFAKTHRLVMDGRDIGTEVFPKSKFKFFLTASVEVRAKRRYDELVTKGFKADLNHIKEEIVARDESDTTRTVAPLKQASDAILIDTSTLDTETVLNTILSKVSPSGQI